In Paraflavitalea devenefica, the following are encoded in one genomic region:
- the rsfS gene encoding ribosome silencing factor gives MLATRRKRNSVARLTKNSKIFKAIIHAIQEKKGSHITSLDLRKIPEAIADFFIVCEAGSTTQVKAIADFVEQHVQDATKETPYHHEGHQGAQWVLVDYVNVVVHVMLPETRKFYKLEEMWSDAEAEEHK, from the coding sequence ATGTTAGCTACCCGTCGTAAACGAAATAGTGTAGCCAGGTTAACCAAAAACTCAAAGATTTTCAAAGCTATCATCCACGCTATCCAGGAGAAAAAAGGTAGTCATATCACATCGCTTGATCTCCGGAAAATTCCCGAAGCTATTGCTGATTTTTTCATTGTCTGTGAAGCGGGCAGCACTACCCAGGTAAAGGCCATTGCCGATTTTGTGGAGCAACACGTGCAGGATGCTACCAAAGAAACACCGTATCACCATGAAGGTCACCAGGGTGCGCAATGGGTACTGGTGGATTACGTTAATGTCGTGGTGCATGTCATGCTGCCGGAAACCCGCAAATTCTATAAACTGGAGGAAATGTGGAGCGACGCCGAAGCCGAAGAACATAAATAA
- a CDS encoding tetratricopeptide repeat protein — protein MKSNFIVGIAISVLSVVIILVAFDTAPSPTPGWDKGSRVIFCSPSFDPEKLKGGKAPLIKGLGNLHYRITTRSKLAQQYFNQGLTLLYAFNHGEAGRSFMQAIQLDADCAMAWWGMGMVLGPNYNAALNPASLGDINKAMTNARKYSVNTTAREQALIAALVKRFPTEPVTDMAPYNAAYAAAMKQAYEQFPGDAEIAVLYADALMNEHPWNLYQKDGTPQPWTPAIEQLLEKTMTAFPNHAGALHLYIHAVEASRTASRGIPAARKLLNMLPAAGHLVHMPAHIYIRTGNYHDGVIATEKARLSDSSYINQCKAEGAYPLLLYPHNIHFLAACAFLEGNSKKAIEAAWGVSRNADRKYLAQSGTVQHYYIIPYYVLVHLGKWDDILALPVPGESLKYPRAIWHYARGMALTAKGNLAAAQQELKTLQAYAADESLRPHLIWETNSALDLITIAAFTLEGEILGYVQQYDKAVAVLKKAIVIEDKLNYQEPPDWFFPVRHTLGNVLLQARQFAEAERVYREDLVNLPENGWALMGLFNSLTGQNKPDEAAAVKQRFDKAWQWADITITSSRKY, from the coding sequence AGCGTATTATCGGTAGTGATTATATTGGTAGCATTTGATACAGCGCCATCCCCCACCCCGGGATGGGATAAGGGGAGCCGTGTAATTTTTTGCTCCCCCTCTTTTGATCCGGAGAAACTGAAGGGAGGCAAAGCGCCTTTGATCAAGGGCCTGGGCAATCTGCATTATCGCATTACTACCCGCTCAAAGCTGGCGCAGCAATATTTTAACCAGGGGCTTACTTTGCTCTATGCCTTCAATCATGGTGAAGCAGGACGTTCCTTTATGCAGGCCATCCAACTGGACGCCGACTGTGCGATGGCCTGGTGGGGGATGGGCATGGTATTGGGCCCTAACTATAATGCAGCCCTGAACCCTGCCAGCCTGGGGGATATTAATAAAGCGATGACCAACGCCAGGAAGTATAGTGTAAACACCACTGCCAGGGAGCAGGCATTGATTGCCGCGCTGGTAAAACGTTTTCCAACGGAACCGGTAACAGATATGGCGCCTTATAATGCTGCTTATGCTGCCGCCATGAAGCAGGCCTATGAACAGTTCCCGGGTGATGCAGAGATTGCTGTGCTGTATGCGGATGCGCTGATGAATGAGCATCCCTGGAATTTGTACCAGAAAGACGGTACCCCACAACCCTGGACACCTGCTATTGAGCAGTTACTGGAAAAGACAATGACCGCATTTCCCAATCATGCAGGAGCGCTTCATCTTTATATCCATGCTGTGGAAGCTTCGCGCACGGCCAGCAGAGGCATCCCTGCGGCCCGTAAGTTGCTGAATATGCTGCCCGCCGCCGGCCACCTGGTACATATGCCGGCGCATATTTATATCCGCACAGGGAATTACCATGATGGGGTGATAGCTACTGAAAAAGCACGACTGTCAGACAGCAGTTACATTAATCAATGCAAGGCGGAAGGCGCCTACCCTTTGTTGTTGTACCCGCATAATATACATTTCCTGGCTGCCTGCGCCTTCCTGGAAGGCAATAGTAAGAAAGCGATAGAAGCTGCCTGGGGCGTATCGCGTAATGCCGACAGAAAATACCTTGCCCAGTCTGGTACCGTGCAACACTATTATATTATTCCTTACTATGTATTGGTGCACCTGGGTAAATGGGATGATATACTGGCGCTGCCTGTTCCCGGTGAATCCCTGAAATATCCGCGCGCCATCTGGCATTATGCACGTGGCATGGCATTGACCGCAAAGGGTAACCTGGCAGCAGCGCAACAGGAGCTGAAAACTTTGCAGGCGTATGCAGCAGATGAATCCCTGCGGCCTCATTTGATATGGGAAACGAACAGCGCACTGGACCTGATCACGATCGCTGCTTTCACGCTGGAAGGGGAAATATTGGGTTATGTACAACAATATGATAAGGCCGTGGCCGTATTGAAGAAGGCGATTGTAATAGAAGATAAACTCAACTACCAGGAGCCGCCGGATTGGTTCTTCCCCGTGCGTCATACTTTGGGCAATGTGTTGCTGCAGGCCAGGCAATTTGCGGAGGCTGAAAGGGTGTACCGGGAAGACCTGGTTAACCTGCCGGAGAATGGCTGGGCTTTGATGGGATTGTTCAATAGCCTGACAGGACAAAATAAACCGGACGAAGCGGCGGCTGTTAAACAGCGGTTTGACAAGGCCTGGCAATGGGCCGATATAACGATCACTTCTTCCAGAAAATATTAA
- a CDS encoding OB-fold protein translates to MSKKQAIIISILLVLAAVAIYVYREYNRTNKDLATVAPDYTVQATALVNEFLANDSVAYNKYRNKILAVQGMVKAVDNVDGDCTVVLGDTMELSSSVRCLLDSAHAATGAGFKRGNQVTIKGAITGFKKDDTGLLGSDVELNRCVIGGE, encoded by the coding sequence ATGTCAAAGAAACAGGCAATTATTATCAGCATCCTGCTGGTGCTTGCTGCGGTAGCTATTTATGTATACCGTGAATACAACCGTACCAATAAGGACCTGGCTACTGTAGCGCCTGATTATACGGTGCAGGCCACTGCATTGGTGAATGAGTTTTTGGCCAATGATTCAGTGGCTTATAATAAGTACCGCAATAAAATACTGGCTGTACAGGGGATGGTGAAAGCCGTGGATAATGTGGATGGCGATTGTACGGTAGTGTTGGGTGATACCATGGAGCTGTCGTCTTCTGTGAGGTGCCTGCTGGATAGTGCGCACGCTGCTACCGGCGCCGGTTTTAAACGTGGCAACCAGGTTACTATTAAAGGCGCTATCACCGGGTTTAAAAAAGATGATACCGGCCTGCTGGGCTCTGATGTGGAACTGAACAGGTGTGTGATAGGAGGAGAGTAG
- a CDS encoding YceI family protein — protein MKKRVIGLTSVWVLLSVLVTAQDKFFTKNGKISFVSKGNIETITAKHKGITAVVDSKSGAVQFAVLMKGFEFAKALMQEHFNENYVESDKYPKADFKGQVTNNSEVNYAQDGSYNAKVKGTLTIHGVSKEVEVPGKITVKSGKPQLNADFNILLSDYNIKIPAVVKENISNTVTITVDCALEPLKN, from the coding sequence ATGAAAAAGCGGGTTATTGGACTGACCAGTGTATGGGTATTATTATCTGTACTGGTTACTGCACAGGATAAATTTTTTACCAAGAATGGTAAGATATCTTTTGTATCAAAAGGGAATATTGAAACCATCACCGCAAAGCACAAAGGCATTACTGCTGTAGTGGACTCCAAAAGCGGGGCTGTACAGTTTGCCGTGCTGATGAAAGGGTTTGAGTTTGCCAAAGCCCTGATGCAGGAACATTTCAATGAGAATTATGTGGAAAGTGATAAGTATCCCAAGGCAGATTTTAAAGGGCAGGTAACAAATAACAGTGAGGTGAATTATGCCCAGGATGGGTCATATAATGCCAAAGTAAAGGGAACCCTTACCATACATGGCGTAAGTAAGGAAGTAGAAGTGCCGGGAAAGATCACGGTGAAGAGCGGCAAGCCGCAACTGAATGCTGATTTTAATATCCTGCTATCGGATTATAATATCAAAATACCAGCCGTAGTAAAGGAAAATATTTCTAATACAGTTACCATAACAGTTGACTGTGCGCTGGAACCTTTAAAAAATTGA
- a CDS encoding DUF5777 family beta-barrel protein yields MKKIISGCLMGLAVLLSAKTIHAQDQDLLKEVGPDSAKKEYVKNAFKSSRVIHSHSMEFIGKGVLDVRILHRFGTVKNGLKDLFGLDQANMRFGFDYGLGKSLTIGVGRSNLNKELDGFIKYRPVWQSKGPGGVPFSVVLISGMSLKTQDFPEPKEVYGFKHRLAFYQEIIIGRKFSEALSLQVNPIFLHRNLVPDTDDENNTWALGLGGRIKLSKRTAFVVDYTPVLSGRQPGTKDPLAMGFDIETGGHVFQLHFTNASGMNEKAFLTTTTDDFWKGEIRFGFNLSRVFTIKKKKD; encoded by the coding sequence ATGAAAAAAATAATAAGTGGTTGTTTAATGGGGCTTGCTGTATTGCTCTCTGCTAAAACAATCCATGCCCAGGATCAGGACTTACTGAAAGAGGTGGGTCCTGATTCCGCGAAGAAAGAATATGTAAAGAATGCTTTTAAGTCATCCCGGGTGATCCATTCCCATTCCATGGAATTTATTGGTAAGGGTGTATTGGATGTGCGCATCCTGCACCGCTTTGGAACGGTGAAAAACGGATTGAAAGACCTCTTTGGTCTTGACCAGGCCAATATGCGTTTTGGCTTTGATTATGGATTGGGTAAAAGCCTTACTATTGGTGTTGGCCGGAGTAACCTGAACAAGGAACTGGACGGGTTTATCAAATACCGTCCTGTATGGCAATCCAAAGGCCCCGGCGGTGTTCCTTTCTCAGTGGTATTGATATCCGGTATGTCATTGAAGACGCAGGATTTTCCCGAACCCAAAGAGGTGTATGGTTTCAAGCACCGCCTTGCTTTTTACCAGGAGATCATTATAGGCCGCAAGTTCAGTGAAGCATTGAGCTTACAGGTAAACCCTATTTTCCTGCATCGTAATCTGGTGCCGGACACCGATGATGAGAATAATACCTGGGCATTGGGCCTGGGCGGCAGGATAAAGCTATCCAAACGGACAGCCTTTGTAGTGGATTATACGCCTGTTCTGTCTGGCCGGCAGCCGGGTACCAAAGATCCGCTGGCCATGGGCTTTGATATAGAGACCGGCGGTCACGTATTCCAGTTGCATTTCACCAATGCCTCCGGCATGAATGAAAAAGCTTTCCTGACTACCACTACGGATGATTTCTGGAAAGGTGAGATCAGGTTCGGGTTCAACCTGTCGAGGGTGTTTACCATTAAAAAGAAGAAAGATTAA
- a CDS encoding c-type cytochrome, with product MMKKVFFTLSVCLAVFIGCTNDKDELLNPAGGDCTGVNASFVNDVLPIIQANCQGCHGVGSTNGPGQLTTYNEISNAGTRIKNAVVSGFMPRNAAPLPAADIRKIRCWVDSGTPNN from the coding sequence ATGATGAAAAAAGTTTTTTTCACCTTATCAGTATGCCTGGCGGTGTTCATTGGTTGTACCAATGATAAGGATGAACTGTTAAATCCCGCAGGAGGTGATTGTACAGGTGTTAATGCCAGTTTTGTTAATGATGTATTGCCCATCATCCAGGCCAATTGCCAGGGATGTCATGGAGTAGGCTCTACCAACGGCCCGGGGCAGTTAACCACTTATAACGAGATTTCAAATGCCGGCACACGGATAAAAAATGCTGTTGTCAGCGGCTTTATGCCGAGGAATGCCGCGCCCCTCCCTGCCGCAGACATCAGGAAGATCAGGTGCTGGGTAGATTCAGGAACACCCAATAATTAA
- a CDS encoding biotin--[acetyl-CoA-carboxylase] ligase gives MPYPAIGQRLIILPTIDSTNNYAMGQATAGKAEHGTVYFALEQTAGRGQRGKSWLTTPGENIMISVVIRPQPLKTSQQFLLSAAIALACYDFFKNYAGEETCIKWPNDIYWRDRKAGGILIESRIGSQQSDWLFAIAGMGININQTEFAPGALRPVSLKQITGKTYNINTLAQELCECLENRYQAIHNPAQLLTDYHQALYKLDQSVKLKKGNSVFETTIKGVTPDGRLITRDTLERYFEVGEVEWVI, from the coding sequence TTGCCATATCCCGCTATCGGCCAACGGCTTATTATATTACCGACAATAGACAGCACCAACAACTATGCCATGGGGCAGGCCACTGCCGGTAAGGCTGAACACGGTACCGTGTATTTTGCCCTGGAACAGACGGCTGGCCGCGGTCAGCGCGGAAAAAGCTGGCTTACCACCCCGGGTGAAAACATCATGATAAGCGTGGTAATCCGGCCGCAACCCCTGAAAACCAGTCAGCAGTTCCTCCTTTCAGCAGCTATCGCCCTCGCTTGTTATGATTTCTTTAAAAATTATGCCGGGGAGGAAACCTGCATCAAATGGCCCAATGATATCTATTGGCGTGACAGAAAGGCAGGAGGGATATTGATTGAATCGAGGATCGGAAGTCAGCAGTCAGACTGGCTCTTCGCCATCGCCGGTATGGGCATCAACATTAATCAGACAGAGTTTGCGCCCGGGGCGCTCAGACCCGTTTCCCTCAAGCAGATCACCGGTAAAACATACAATATCAATACATTGGCCCAGGAACTGTGCGAATGCCTCGAAAACCGTTACCAGGCCATTCACAATCCCGCCCAGCTATTGACAGATTACCACCAGGCGCTGTACAAGCTGGACCAGTCTGTAAAGCTCAAAAAAGGTAATAGCGTTTTTGAAACCACCATCAAAGGGGTGACCCCCGATGGAAGGCTTATAACCCGGGATACCCTGGAGCGTTATTTCGAAGTAGGAGAAGTGGAATGGGTTATTTAA